A region of the Bacillus thermozeamaize genome:
ACAAGTTGCGCAAGATGCCCCGGACAAGTACGTTTGAAGAAACCGTTCTCATTCTGCTGAAATTTCATTTATTATGGAGGTTTGAAATGATCATAGGCGGTTTGCTTGTCATCCTGTTGCTCGTGCTATTTTTGCCGTTTCTCGTCAAGCCTGTGGAACACAACCTGGAAGTGTTCCTTTGTATCATGGGCGTTCTGGCAGCGCTCATCAGTGGCGTGATGAACACGGAACTGATTCTTCACGCGCTGAAGGACCCGATCATGATCACACTGGCCGTCCTGGTCGCCGGGGTGCTTTTCAAATGGCTGCAGCATCCGCTTGAAAGAAGTGTCGCGGCGATCAGCGAACGGATACCTATGGGAGTCTTTGCCGCGATCATCGTAATCGTGCTGGGGCTGATTTCCAGCATCATCACTGCCATCATCGCCTCCCTGGTGCTGGTCGCCATCGTCAGCGCCCTAAAACTGGATCGAAAGTCGGAAACGCTGCTCGTCGTGATCGCCTGTTTCTCCATCGGCCTCGGAGCGGCGCTCACGCCCATCGGCGAGCCTTTATCCACCATCGCCATCAGCAAACTGGATGAAAGCTTTGATTATCTGCTCAAACTGCTGGGCGCCTATATCATCCCGGGAGTGGTGGCCTTTGGCATCCTGGCGGCCATCCTGTTGAAAAATCCGAGCGCCCGCAATCATGGACTGTCGGAAAACAAGGAAGAATCGTATCTGGATATCGTCATCCGGGCAGGAAAGGTGTACCTGTTCGTCGCCGGCCTGACCTTTCTCGGCGCAGGATTCAGCCCCCTCATCGATCGGTATTTGATCCATCTCAACTCGTATGTCCTGTTCTGGATCAACATCATCTCGGCGGTTCTGGATAACGCCACCCTGGCTGCCGCCGAAATCAGTCCGGCCATGAGCCAGGACGCGATCCAAGCGATCCTGCTGGGCCTGGTGATCAGCGGCGGGATGCTGATCCCCGGGAACATTCCGAACATCATCTCCGCCAACAAACTGGGAATCACAAGCAAGGAATGGGCCCGCCTAGGCGTGCCGTTGGGTCTGGCGGCGATGATCATCTATTTTGTCATCATCGTCCTGGCGCACATGATGGCTGCATGAGCACGCCAATGGCCGCAAGAGCACGCAATCACATGAGACCAACCACCCAAAAAATTCCCGCCTCATTTCCAAAGTGGGGCGGGAATCTTTTTTTCTTCATCACGGCTTACCGGCCGCCGTCAATATGGTAGATTTCACCCGTGATGAAAGAAGCTTGATCGGAAGCCAGGTACACCACCATCGGCGCGATGTCTTCCGGCACGCCGATGCGCCGCACGGGAGTGGACCGGCGCGCTTTTTCAAAGTCATGGCCCGGTGTCTTGACCTGAAAAGGCGTGTCAATCAATCCCGGCGCAATGGCGTTCACCGTAATGCCATGCGGGGAAAACTCGTTGGCGAGGCCGATTGTCAGGGTGTTCACAGCCCCCTTCATCGACGCGTAATGAACCGAGTTGCCGATGCCGCCTGTGGCAGCCGCCAGCGAAGAGATATTGATGATCCGGCCGCGCTTTTGCTGCAGCATCACCGGCAGGAAAGCCTGGCAACAGCGGACCACGCCCATCACATTCAGCTGAAAGCTCTGTTCCCAGAGCTCCTCTTCCCCTTCCAGAAAAGGCGCCCGCCGGATGGCTGCGCCGGCATTGTTGACCAGGATGTCCACTTTCCCGAATTCATCGAGAACCTGCGCTTTGAGCGCCTCCACATCCTCCCTTTTCGTCACGTCGCAGCGCACAGCCTTCACCTTGCTTCCGAAGGGCCTGGTCTGTTCCACAGTCTCTGCGGCCGCTGCCGGCGACGCCAGATAGGTAAAGATGACGTCCGCGCCAGCCTCTGCCAGGGCGACGACGCTGGCCCGTCCGATTCCCGTGCTCCCACCGGTCACCACGGCCACTTTCCCGGCCAATGAAATGGTGTATGCCATGTTCTCTTCTCCCTTCTCGCTTTTTGTTTAATCGGCATCCAAACCTCTGGTGTATTCAAACTGATAATCGCCGATTTGGACGGTATCCCCTTCTTCGATTCCCAGGTTCACCAAGGCCTCTTCAATCCCCATCCTGCGGATAATCCTGGAAAAACGCAGGATACTGTCATGATGGTTGAAATTGGTCATCTTGACCAGCTTTTCGACCCGTTCTCCCTCGACCACAAATCGCCCGTCTTCCTTTCGGATCGTAAAAGGTTCCTCTTCCTCCGGCGTGAACACGACGGGTTCCTCCGCCTCCGCCGGGGACGGTTCCGGCAGTTCCTGCAACATCCCGGCCACCGCGCGGACAAGCTCCTTCACCCCCTGGCCGGTGGCGGCCGAAATCGGGTAAATCGACACCTCGCCCACCTGCCGGCGAAAGATCTCGAGGTTTTTGGCCGCTTCGGGAAGATCCATCTTGTTGGCGGCGATCACCTGCGGCCGCTTGGCCAGGGCTGGACTGTACAGCTCCAGTTCCTGATTGATCAGCAGATAATCCTGATACGGGTCTCGTCCCTCCGTCGCAGCCATGTCGATCACGTGAATCAGGCACCGGGTCCGTTCCGCATGACGGAGGAACTCGTGGCCAAGCCCCACCCCCTGATGGGCTC
Encoded here:
- a CDS encoding cation transporter; this translates as MIGGLLVILLLVLFLPFLVKPVEHNLEVFLCIMGVLAALISGVMNTELILHALKDPIMITLAVLVAGVLFKWLQHPLERSVAAISERIPMGVFAAIIVIVLGLISSIITAIIASLVLVAIVSALKLDRKSETLLVVIACFSIGLGAALTPIGEPLSTIAISKLDESFDYLLKLLGAYIIPGVVAFGILAAILLKNPSARNHGLSENKEESYLDIVIRAGKVYLFVAGLTFLGAGFSPLIDRYLIHLNSYVLFWINIISAVLDNATLAAAEISPAMSQDAIQAILLGLVISGGMLIPGNIPNIISANKLGITSKEWARLGVPLGLAAMIIYFVIIVLAHMMAA